Genomic segment of Mercurialis annua linkage group LG6, ddMerAnnu1.2, whole genome shotgun sequence:
GGCCAGGTCTCACCTGCTGACTCAGCGTGAGTATACGGGTAATTGCACAAATTTTGGGTGACATGGCTACCACAGTGTGCTAAACAATTataggtacaattgaaacgccaaaatacaaaataaggtaaaattggtgatttttcaaCATTGGGATAATGATCGAAAAGGGGTTACAAGGTCATGAATTTTTAAGGCATtaggtttttttaataatattaaaaaagttaaaaaaattatttacatatCAAAGACTAATATTTCGcttattatttcaaattaattttctaaaatataattaaaatgtaaCAATATCAGATCATGCAGTTAAAATTGGAcatcacaataaaaaaatttaaaaaaccaaatatttattatttcttaaaaaTGAGACTatcttaaaattaatatataactGTAACATTAGACGAAACTGTTAGCCACAACACTAgataaactattaaaaatctcTTAAGAATTATATAAAAGATAGCTTGGatacaataataaaattataaattattaataaaattataaaagacatcacaataaaataatttaaaactctCCTAAATAGTACGTGAATCGTAAAATAAGAGATAAtaagcaaaaattaaattatttattgctcgatttttaaattaaaattatttgtttaataatataaaaattatcaaaggacatttatgtcttttagttaaaaatatattatattatattaaaattaattttgtacttcccgggaagtaaaaaattgaaacaagtaACATTTAACAAACTTCCTGGGAAGTTAACTTTCCAAGAACTACACTTCCCGGGAAGTTACTTCCCAACAATTGCTATAAAACGAATCAAGCGAggtctaaattaaaatttaatagtcTATATAGATATTTAAGTAAAATccaattacatttaaaataactaaaataaggtcATTTATCTAGTTCCTCTATCATTATAAACTCAGAACATACTATTTGGCATCCAACTCATCTTCCATGATCATTAGTGGAAGACTTATAGCTGCCACAGTTTACTCGTTTTCCATAGTTTTTGACTTTAACATGCCTATTTATACTCCACTCCTCTCTTCTACAATATCACACCAGTCCACAGCCATAGAGTGAGTAAAACCTATcccataaatattataatacttCATAATGGAGACATATTCTAAAGTGTTGAGTGTAATGTGCATGTTCATTGCCATTGCTGCTAATTCAGCACAAGGGCAAGCAGGCACTCGGGTCGGATTCTATTCGAGTTCATGTCCTAGAGCTGAGTCCATTGTACGCTCCACAGTTACAACTCATTTTAGGAGCAACCCGGGAATAGCTCCTGGTTTGCTGAGGATGCATTTCCATGACTGTTTCGTTCGAGGTTGCGACGCTTCTGTTCTTATTAGCGGCGCCAACACTGAGAGAACTGCACCACCCAATCTTGGGCTGAGAGGTTTTGAAGTCATTGATGACGCTAAGACTCAGCTTGAAGCTATATGTCCTGGAGTTGTTTCTTGTGCTGATATTCTTACTCTTGCGTCCCGTGATTCCGTTGTTTTGGTAATTATCGCTATCCGTCGTGACCCCTAAAGGTTTTCAAgtacatattttatttgattttgaaattttagtcttatttaaatagttttagaaaggtatttttttaatattttatacgaTAACAATACTtacattaatatatttttaaaagacaaaatttatCTTAACGTTTttgtgtttttcattttttttacttcGTTCTCAAGCATTTTAGTTTCTTTACTTGTTCCTTATAcgtttaaaaatagttttatgaaatctttttgttattaataaaaatgcGAAAGTGTGAGCGATCAAGTAAAACTGTTTTCGAAAGTACAATAaccaagtaaaaaaattataaaaactgtTTTCGAAAATAAATGGATCAAGTAAGAaacaaaaacacataaaaacgaATTACAGAAAAATGGAATGTATAGAGACATTAAGATcgattttgcctttttaaaattatattatcgCGTCATTCATAATATAAGTAGCCATTTGACATACCAATTTAAAATAGGTTTTATGGTGTAGAAAAGTCAGACCTTTATCGTTGTTTGGAAATCTATCCTTATTTGGCCAATTCACtgaaaatttattcaaattttcaaattaatataccaGGTCATGTAATATTTCAATTGAcaactctttttaaaaaaatacatattcaaTTGCATATAGGTacaatgaaattaattttgaaaattgaatcGATTTTCAGTGAATTGATCAAATTTGGATAGATTTGTaggttttgaaaagtttgaatagatttttaaaaagtaaaatatatttaactttttaacaccattagacttttaaaatatagCACATCTGACAGTTTAGTTAAACTTGAAACCGGGCGATATTGaccaattaaaatttattaaattttcaaatttaaaggAGCGGAACTACAAATTTGGATTGCATTAAAAAGCTTGaacttttgttttattattattggtatcttacaattaatttaaaaattaaaaagttattgtCTAATAATTTTCcgtataattttattaacatatttatttattgtatgaaatttattaacttatgtGTCAACTATATTTAAAGaataaagacaaaaaatataaattttgtatttatattaattttgtttattttggttttcaaaaaacccaaatcaaataaaaaaattggacacCAAATTTTTATATAAGTATAATCCAAACCGGACGATATCTATAAAGCATTAGACCGTAGTTAAATTTTTAGATTGGTTcgatttaattttacaatttggttcgatttttgtATACTCCTACCATTTACTGTcatatcaatttatttcaatataaattaaaatatcttgaccaaaaataaacataaaactttttaaagaaaattcatTGCAATTCTTGTATGATAATCTAATACCGAAATATAGTTTAGAATATATTGTTATGTCAATTATCATAGTGGTTGTTATCCAATAATGTGTCttacattataaaatatttctagaATATTATATTGTCATTGATTGacacattaatttattttaatctaaaaattttaaaattaatattttagtttgaaataaaaataaaatctagaATTACATTTTAGTACTAAATTAAACTATAAGacaattattcaaaaaaaaaaaaaaactataagacaaaagtttaagtGCCATGCACCCAGAGTTCTAATCCAAATTGGTGACTTTGCATTTGTACTATAATAGGTTAAAGTTGactaataatcaaaatattgtCTGTTTGCGTAGATACGATGTAGCAGTATTTGTTGACAAATTACGTAGTTGTCTGATTGATTTGCATGCAGAGTGGTGGAATAAGTTGGGCAGTGCCTACTGGACGTAGAGATGGGCGTGTCTCATTGGCATCTGAAGCTTCTACTTTGCCTGGCTTTACTGAATCTGTTGAttctcaaaaacaaaaatttgcTGCTCTCGGACTTAATGCTCAAGATCTTGTCGTACTTGTTGGTCAGTTCGATTTCAATCCGAGATATTTGATACCGATGAgtattgaataattattttaaagagggttatgttaattttttaaaaaaattacgcgAACGACAAATTATTTggtacaaaagtttaaaaaatcaaacatatcGTTCGgtctgaaaataaaaaacggAACCATGAATAgctcaaacaaaaaaaatctaaaatagatGTGGTATCAATATTTAGAGCTATGATATTGTTTAAAATGAAAAGTTATTTAACTTGATCTAGTTTAATTCCAAATAAATTAAGATTTGTGAATATGTTGAAAAACAGGAGGTCACACCATAGGGACTACAGCTTGCCAATTCTTTAGTTACAGATTATACAATACATCAGCAAATGTGGCCGACCCTTCCATTAATGCTTCGTTTCTTCCTCAATTACAAGCACTCTGTCCACAAAACGGCGACGGGACTAGGAGAATTGCACTCGACACGGACAGTGCAAACAGATTCGACAATAATTTCTTCGCGAACTTGAGAAATGGCCGAGGAATACTGGAGTCTGATCAAAAGTTATGGACGGATGCTTCGACGAGAAGCATCGTACAACGTTTCTTGGGTATAAGAGGATTGGCTGGACTAAGCTTCAATGTTGAATTTGGAAGGTCGATGATCAAGATGAGTAACATTCAAGTGAAGACAGGCACTGATGGCGAAATTAGAAAGATATGCTCTGCAATAAATTAACTAGGACGGCTAAATATTCATATTAGTATTGTTACTGGATTACTATTAATAAGTTCAGTTATGATGTTATTGGAAATAATGTTCAGCGTAAGCTGATATGTTACATGTAATgaagtaattttaatattattcaaGTGTGGTGTATACATAAACCAGATATATTATTTACAATGGGAAGTTTTGTGCCACAAAATATGTAAATTCTGTTGTTGTTctaaagtaaaaaaaacaaaacaaaactaaactaaacttaCCTTAAGTTACTATCCATTTCATCTATTTTAATGTAGTTTTTTAGCTTCTTAAGAATAAGttaaaaatcaatttgtaaCTATATTATTATAGGTTTTTTCTCTTCTAAATTGTATACATCATTTACAATGAGGTAATACTTAATTTTAGTTAGATTATATGTAATACTTTTTAAAAGAATGTAATgcttaattttaaaacatttgttatttttttttatgaatataaatttatataaaagccATAAGAAATGGCAACTCGAAACTTATATCTTTTGCACAAAAAGCGGCACACTTAAAGTGGCACACTAAAAGCTTAGACTATAGAAAACGAGTCAAAAAATCAACCGTTCGAGTACAAAAtacatactccctccgtcccactctaattgacaaaataactaaattacaataaccaatacaaactaataatgACATAGATAGTTACTTTTATACCCCTCTATTGAATATTTAATGGACTTCTaaaaaatggtgaatatttaatggacttctaaaaaaataataaccCGAATAACTGAAACTCCTATTACGGcacttaaaaagaaaaacaaatctcgTAAAACAAATAAAGATAACCGTCTCCTTAGCCGAATGCTCATTCCTAAAAACTCTGCTATTTCTACTTTTTCAGATATCCCAAACCACCAAACACCATAAGATTTGCCAAAGTTTCTAGTATGGTCCCCTCGGAACGATATCCTGCCGCTTAATCATAAAATCCTCAAAAGAATCCTGAAAAACTCAAGCTATATCCAATCTCTGATCACACCACACTAAACACTCCTTGCAAAAACacaatgaataa
This window contains:
- the LOC126686271 gene encoding peroxidase N1-like, translated to METYSKVLSVMCMFIAIAANSAQGQAGTRVGFYSSSCPRAESIVRSTVTTHFRSNPGIAPGLLRMHFHDCFVRGCDASVLISGANTERTAPPNLGLRGFEVIDDAKTQLEAICPGVVSCADILTLASRDSVVLSGGISWAVPTGRRDGRVSLASEASTLPGFTESVDSQKQKFAALGLNAQDLVVLVGGHTIGTTACQFFSYRLYNTSANVADPSINASFLPQLQALCPQNGDGTRRIALDTDSANRFDNNFFANLRNGRGILESDQKLWTDASTRSIVQRFLGIRGLAGLSFNVEFGRSMIKMSNIQVKTGTDGEIRKICSAIN